Proteins encoded together in one Rhodospirillales bacterium window:
- a CDS encoding DNA repair exonuclease, translated as MSPFRFVHAADLHLDSPLIGLRRRAEGYAGRIETASRAAFDNLIALAIDEGCRLLLIAGDVFDGQWRDYRTGLFFADRMGRLRKAGVAVVMIAGNHDAENRFAAGLPLTDNARLLSSRAPETVVFDDIGVAVHGQSFPQRDVRENIARAYPPPLDGRFNIGLLHSACTGRDGHEPYAPCTVEQLAAHGYQYWALGHVHAHEILASEPPIVFSGNLQGRSIRETGVKGAMLVAVDDGQVSRIEHRPLDLVRWAVERVSIAGIAERTEVLIAVSAAVERALAAADGRGLAVRLRLIGATPLHAELAATEAALGEEIETLVAGLGDDVWIERIELRTAPPPFAGKPIDPSLGGRLRRCLADLAADPWLAERLQVRVNEVRAKVPAGARVDALIAELDSEALEAAQALAAAMIEHGGA; from the coding sequence ATGAGCCCGTTTCGTTTTGTGCACGCGGCGGATCTGCACCTCGATAGTCCGCTCATCGGCCTGCGCCGGCGGGCCGAAGGCTACGCCGGACGGATCGAGACCGCCTCGCGCGCCGCGTTCGACAACCTGATCGCCCTGGCCATCGACGAAGGCTGCCGCCTGCTGCTGATCGCTGGCGACGTCTTCGACGGGCAGTGGCGCGACTATCGCACCGGCCTGTTCTTTGCCGACCGGATGGGCCGGCTGCGCAAGGCCGGCGTGGCGGTGGTGATGATCGCCGGCAACCACGATGCCGAGAATCGCTTCGCCGCCGGCCTTCCTCTGACCGACAATGCCCGGCTGCTCTCGTCTCGTGCCCCCGAGACCGTCGTATTCGACGACATCGGTGTTGCCGTGCACGGGCAGAGCTTTCCTCAGCGTGACGTTCGCGAAAACATCGCTCGTGCCTATCCGCCGCCGCTCGACGGCCGGTTCAACATTGGACTGCTGCACTCCGCGTGCACCGGCCGCGACGGCCATGAGCCCTACGCGCCGTGCACGGTCGAGCAGCTTGCCGCGCACGGGTATCAATATTGGGCGCTCGGCCACGTTCACGCCCACGAGATTCTGGCGAGCGAGCCGCCGATCGTCTTCTCCGGCAACCTTCAGGGCCGCAGCATTCGCGAGACTGGTGTCAAGGGCGCGATGCTTGTTGCGGTCGACGACGGGCAGGTGAGCCGGATCGAGCATCGTCCGCTTGACCTCGTCCGCTGGGCGGTGGAGCGGGTTTCCATCGCCGGCATCGCCGAGCGGACCGAGGTGCTGATCGCCGTGAGCGCGGCGGTTGAGCGTGCGCTGGCGGCGGCGGACGGGCGAGGCCTCGCGGTACGCCTGCGCCTTATCGGCGCGACACCGCTCCACGCCGAATTGGCGGCGACGGAGGCCGCGCTGGGTGAAGAGATTGAAACCCTCGTCGCCGGCCTTGGCGATGACGTGTGGATCGAACGGATCGAACTTCGCACCGCACCGCCGCCGTTTGCGGGGAAGCCGATTGATCCATCGCTGGGGGGCCGCTTGCGCCGCTGCCTTGCTGATCTCGCCGCCGATCCATGGCTGGCCGAGCGCTTGCAGGTGCGCGTGAATGAGGTTCGCGCCAAGGTCCCGGCAGGCGCGCGGGTGGATGCGCTGATTGCCGAGCTCGACTCCGAAGCGTTGGAGGCGGCGCAGGCACTGGCGGCGGCGATGATCGAGCACGGGGGCGCGTGA
- a CDS encoding 2Fe-2S iron-sulfur cluster binding domain-containing protein — protein MALITFSSPVMKKDVTVYAVAGDRGTLLAVAKAHKIPIPFDCGNGECGSCLVEVTHLDPSLRMGLTLNEKEKEQLRQLGKITEAEIEEAEVNDMPPRYRLACQYFVRKEDILVTFGGDETLPAQRPATTHAAPIFNDRMELRSVGDFLAHAVAVEQSAADHFDELAESMDGCGNKEVAELFRQLAGYSRLHLQDAKERASAIDVTGRMPKEYDWPDMEAPEQTELWAGDSSLTRSDALKAALKGETRGFEFYHYVAETTADAEIRALAKEFRKEEQEHVKILERWIIQEEARANA, from the coding sequence ATGGCATTGATCACATTTTCCTCCCCGGTCATGAAGAAGGACGTGACCGTTTACGCCGTTGCCGGCGACCGGGGCACGTTGCTCGCCGTTGCCAAAGCACACAAAATTCCAATTCCGTTCGACTGCGGAAACGGCGAATGCGGCTCGTGCCTGGTGGAGGTCACCCATCTCGATCCGTCCTTGCGCATGGGCCTCACCCTCAACGAGAAAGAAAAGGAGCAGCTTCGCCAGCTCGGCAAGATCACCGAGGCGGAGATCGAGGAAGCTGAGGTCAATGACATGCCGCCGCGCTATCGGCTCGCGTGTCAGTATTTTGTCCGCAAGGAAGACATCCTGGTGACCTTCGGCGGTGACGAAACCCTGCCGGCGCAACGCCCGGCGACGACCCATGCGGCGCCGATCTTCAACGACCGCATGGAACTCCGCTCCGTCGGGGATTTCCTCGCGCATGCCGTTGCCGTCGAGCAATCGGCCGCCGATCACTTCGACGAGTTGGCGGAGTCGATGGACGGCTGCGGCAACAAGGAAGTCGCGGAACTGTTCCGCCAGCTTGCCGGCTATTCCCGCCTGCACCTGCAAGACGCCAAGGAGCGGGCCAGCGCCATCGATGTAACCGGCCGCATGCCCAAGGAGTACGACTGGCCCGATATGGAGGCTCCCGAGCAAACGGAGCTATGGGCCGGTGATTCGTCGTTGACGCGTAGTGACGCGCTCAAGGCAGCCCTGAAGGGCGAGACGCGTGGCTTCGAGTTCTATCACTACGTTGCCGAGACGACGGCGGATGCGGAAATTCGCGCGCTGGCCAAGGAGTTCCGCAAGGAAGAGCAGGAGCACGTAAAGATCCTCGAGCGTTGGATCATCCAGGAAGAGGCCCGCGCCAACGCCTGA
- a CDS encoding glutathione S-transferase family protein: MSDFTLVIANKAYSSWSLRPWLAMRMAGINFDEVVIPLRQPDTAERIARHSPAGKVPILHAGSTTIWDSMAILEYLAERFPDRRLWPTDPGARAHARCVSAEMHAGFAALRSNMPMQVLKSLPGRGRTPDVDQDISRILALWADCRARFGADGPFLFGAFCNADAMFAPVVTRFRTYGVTLDAVGNAYSAAVLALPAMAAWCAEAAVEPWTITYDIV; the protein is encoded by the coding sequence ATGTCCGATTTTACCCTGGTGATCGCCAACAAGGCGTATTCGTCGTGGTCGCTGCGGCCGTGGCTGGCGATGCGGATGGCGGGGATCAACTTCGACGAGGTGGTCATTCCTCTGCGCCAGCCGGACACGGCCGAGAGGATCGCCCGCCACTCGCCGGCCGGCAAGGTGCCGATCCTGCACGCGGGATCGACGACGATCTGGGACTCGATGGCGATCCTCGAATATCTCGCCGAGCGGTTTCCCGATCGCCGACTGTGGCCGACTGACCCCGGCGCCCGGGCGCACGCCCGCTGCGTCTCGGCGGAAATGCATGCGGGGTTTGCCGCCCTGCGCAGCAACATGCCGATGCAGGTCCTAAAATCGTTGCCGGGACGCGGACGAACGCCGGACGTCGATCAGGACATTTCCCGCATCCTCGCCCTGTGGGCCGACTGCCGCGCCCGCTTCGGCGCCGATGGTCCATTTCTCTTCGGCGCCTTCTGCAACGCCGATGCGATGTTCGCGCCGGTGGTCACGCGGTTTCGCACCTACGGCGTGACCCTCGACGCCGTCGGCAACGCCTACAGCGCCGCTGTTCTGGCCCTGCCTGCGATGGCGGCGTGGTGCGCCGAAGCCGCGGTTGAGCCGTGGACGATCACTTACGACATCGTCTGA
- the cobD gene encoding cobalamin biosynthesis protein CobD yields the protein MPIAAPLSAVLPFHPLLLLLAALALEPVLGEARGVLARLPHPVRGVGAVVAALDRKLNREERRATDRRLRGVLLVVFVAGLAGGVGIAVSVLARLVPYGWVGELVVVITLLAQRSLFRHVLNVVRALQRGGVEAGRAQVALIVGRDVRRLDAHGVARAAIESCAENFSDAVVAPTFWFVLFGLPGMLVYKAVNTMDSMVGYRSERYRAFGWAAARLDDALNLVPARLAGVMLGAAAIAVPRASVIKGVRVMLRDARKHRSPNSGFPEAAMAGALGLSLAGPRCYPGLVVDDPWIGDGTARATAQDVGRALALFAVACVLNGAAVAAIAAACFVWSA from the coding sequence ATGCCGATCGCAGCTCCCCTGTCCGCCGTTCTGCCGTTCCATCCCCTCCTGCTCCTGCTCGCGGCCCTGGCGCTTGAGCCGGTGCTTGGCGAGGCGCGCGGCGTGTTGGCCCGGTTGCCGCATCCGGTGCGCGGCGTCGGCGCGGTGGTGGCGGCGCTCGATCGCAAGCTCAACCGCGAGGAGCGCCGCGCGACGGATCGGCGCCTGCGCGGCGTGTTGCTCGTCGTTTTCGTCGCCGGGCTCGCCGGGGGTGTCGGCATCGCCGTGTCCGTGCTCGCGCGGCTGGTGCCCTACGGCTGGGTGGGCGAGCTTGTGGTCGTCATCACGCTGCTGGCCCAGCGAAGCCTGTTCCGTCATGTCCTCAACGTCGTCCGCGCGCTGCAGCGCGGCGGCGTTGAGGCTGGGCGCGCCCAGGTCGCGCTTATCGTCGGCCGCGACGTCCGCCGGCTCGATGCCCATGGCGTTGCCCGCGCCGCGATCGAATCCTGTGCCGAGAACTTTTCCGACGCGGTCGTGGCGCCGACGTTCTGGTTCGTGCTCTTCGGCCTGCCGGGGATGCTCGTCTACAAGGCGGTCAACACCATGGACAGCATGGTCGGCTACCGCTCCGAGCGCTACCGCGCGTTCGGTTGGGCGGCAGCGCGCCTCGACGACGCCCTCAACCTCGTGCCCGCCCGCCTCGCCGGTGTCATGCTCGGGGCGGCGGCGATCGCCGTGCCGCGGGCGAGCGTCATCAAGGGGGTAAGGGTCATGCTGCGCGACGCGCGCAAGCATCGCTCGCCGAATTCGGGGTTTCCGGAAGCGGCGATGGCGGGCGCGCTCGGCCTTTCGCTCGCCGGTCCGCGATGCTATCCCGGGCTTGTCGTCGACGATCCGTGGATCGGCGACGGCACGGCGCGGGCGACGGCGCAGGACGTCGGCCGCGCGTTGGCGCTGTTCGCCGTTGCCTGTGTGCTCAATGGCGCAGCGGTGGCGGCGATCGCCGCCGCCTGTTTCGTCTGGTCCGCGTAA
- a CDS encoding L-lactate permease, which yields MTWERDTVSYSTADFIFSAAPVIVLIFMMTKKNNVPSHIALPISALLVYGISLIYFGNDPNVTNATIVNGLLTAWVPIFIIWGAILLFKTMEVTGAMNTVRSWLNGVSPNPVAQLMIIGWAFAFLIEGASGFGTPAALAAPILVGLGFQPLNVACLTLVMNSVPVTFGAVGTPTWFGLGQLKLPPEQLLQIGIDSAIIHSVAALVIPLIALSFVVSWRDIRANIVFVYLSILSCVVPYLLIAFFNYEFPSLIGGMIGLLGSVMLARADIGLAKGDGTHSRPSTDLGTLVKAFFPLWGTVLVLIVTRIPFLGIKALLTAASPAFTTPLGSLGEFSISAALVVKLTQIFGTGSSWSFSTLYIPAFIPFFVVSFASLILFGMNWRTTAHLWTETSSRMVRPIFALLGALVMVKLMTVGGDKAMVIVIGQYFADLFGRSWQFFASYLGAIGAFFAGSNTVSNLMFAGIQKSIAETLGLNPTVIIAMQSVGGAMGNMVCINNIVAVCSLLGILNKEGVIIKRTVVPMIVYGLVAGAVGFLLGA from the coding sequence ATGACATGGGAGAGAGACACCGTGAGCTATTCAACTGCCGATTTTATATTTTCGGCGGCGCCGGTCATTGTGCTTATTTTCATGATGACCAAGAAAAATAATGTGCCTTCGCACATTGCGTTGCCGATCTCCGCCCTGCTCGTATACGGCATTTCGCTTATATACTTTGGCAACGATCCAAATGTCACCAATGCAACCATCGTCAACGGACTTTTGACCGCGTGGGTGCCAATATTCATCATCTGGGGCGCTATTCTCCTGTTCAAGACGATGGAAGTTACCGGAGCCATGAATACCGTTCGTTCATGGCTCAACGGCGTCAGTCCAAACCCGGTGGCCCAGCTTATGATCATCGGCTGGGCATTTGCGTTCCTAATCGAAGGAGCGAGCGGCTTCGGCACTCCGGCTGCGCTCGCGGCGCCAATTCTTGTCGGGCTCGGCTTTCAACCGCTGAACGTCGCGTGCCTGACTCTGGTCATGAACTCGGTTCCGGTGACCTTCGGCGCGGTAGGCACGCCGACATGGTTCGGTCTCGGGCAATTGAAGTTACCACCTGAACAACTCCTGCAAATCGGCATCGATTCGGCGATCATCCATAGCGTCGCCGCGCTCGTCATCCCACTCATCGCTCTCAGCTTCGTGGTGAGCTGGCGGGACATTCGCGCCAACATCGTCTTCGTCTACTTGAGTATTCTGAGCTGCGTTGTTCCGTATCTGCTTATCGCCTTTTTCAACTACGAATTCCCCTCATTGATCGGCGGGATGATCGGCCTCCTCGGCTCGGTCATGCTCGCGCGGGCCGACATCGGACTGGCAAAGGGCGATGGAACGCACTCTCGGCCGTCGACCGACTTGGGCACGCTCGTCAAGGCATTCTTCCCGTTGTGGGGAACCGTGCTGGTGCTGATCGTGACCCGCATCCCGTTTCTCGGGATCAAGGCGTTGCTGACGGCCGCCTCTCCCGCTTTCACCACCCCTTTAGGATCGCTCGGTGAATTCAGCATCAGCGCGGCGCTGGTCGTGAAGCTGACGCAAATCTTCGGAACGGGCAGTTCCTGGTCGTTTTCCACCCTCTACATTCCCGCGTTCATTCCGTTCTTCGTCGTATCCTTCGCATCGCTGATCTTGTTCGGGATGAATTGGAGGACGACGGCGCACCTATGGACGGAAACATCCAGCCGGATGGTCAGGCCGATCTTCGCCCTGTTGGGCGCGCTGGTGATGGTCAAGCTGATGACCGTTGGCGGCGACAAGGCGATGGTGATCGTCATCGGCCAGTATTTCGCCGATCTGTTCGGCCGTAGCTGGCAGTTCTTCGCCTCCTATCTGGGCGCGATCGGCGCGTTCTTCGCAGGCTCGAATACCGTTTCCAACCTGATGTTCGCCGGCATCCAGAAGTCGATCGCGGAGACGCTGGGGCTCAATCCCACGGTCATCATCGCCATGCAGTCGGTCGGTGGCGCGATGGGCAACATGGTGTGCATCAACAATATCGTCGCCGTTTGCTCGCTGCTCGGCATCCTCAACAAGGAAGGCGTCATCATCAAACGCACGGTGGTGCCGATGATTGTCTACGGCCTCGTCGCCGGCGCCGTCGGCTTCCTCCTGGGCGCGTGA
- a CDS encoding toll/interleukin-1 receptor domain-containing protein, which yields MTCALAIYVIWHPDSVEDAALARQIALHFDGDEPVRDGLGMRIPVRVRSQAWGTDPGGPPRPIAFDAAEVNFIVVLDSWALANAAGTSWRGFFSALTNARASDPLRTRVLAFSPKPGRLPGLSAIQQVGTQAWPTDERRRRDLFLIHITNAIGQHLKAREKVGRDGGNIDAVLIDRERLFLSHAKADGWALTQAIEQHLQGNTYGVETFVDATDLPGGARFDGQFDAQIARSALVVIRSDQYGTRPWCRWEMLRGKLHHRPVLVVDLIERGEARIFPYGGNVPAMRIVLARPGDATGDAAGDGNAPGFSEGEIERIILAMMTEVLRALVWRMRAEAAVARLAATGGIDPGSIAYFLRTPELVDVVHLRITQRNESMIVYPDPPLDEHERPLIEAIGAGLQLRALSELEAVP from the coding sequence ATGACATGCGCGCTCGCCATCTACGTCATCTGGCATCCGGACAGCGTCGAGGATGCGGCACTGGCGCGGCAGATCGCCTTGCACTTCGACGGCGATGAGCCGGTCCGCGACGGGCTGGGCATGCGCATTCCGGTGCGCGTCCGCAGTCAGGCGTGGGGGACGGACCCCGGCGGACCGCCGCGGCCGATCGCCTTCGACGCGGCCGAGGTCAATTTCATTGTCGTACTGGATTCCTGGGCGCTGGCCAACGCGGCGGGAACATCCTGGCGCGGCTTCTTCTCCGCCTTGACAAACGCGCGCGCCAGCGACCCTTTGCGAACGCGCGTCCTTGCCTTCTCGCCCAAGCCGGGGCGGTTGCCGGGCCTGTCGGCGATCCAGCAGGTCGGAACCCAGGCTTGGCCGACAGACGAGCGCCGTCGACGCGATTTATTCCTCATCCATATTACCAACGCCATCGGCCAGCATCTCAAGGCACGCGAGAAGGTCGGCCGCGACGGCGGTAATATCGATGCCGTCCTCATCGACCGCGAGCGCCTTTTTCTCAGTCACGCCAAGGCGGACGGATGGGCGCTCACCCAGGCGATCGAGCAGCACCTCCAGGGTAACACCTACGGTGTCGAGACGTTCGTCGATGCCACCGACCTTCCCGGCGGCGCCCGCTTCGACGGCCAGTTCGACGCGCAGATCGCCCGCAGCGCGCTCGTGGTCATCCGCAGCGATCAATACGGCACCCGGCCGTGGTGCCGATGGGAGATGCTGCGCGGCAAGCTGCACCATCGCCCGGTGCTCGTGGTCGATCTCATCGAGCGCGGCGAGGCGCGCATCTTTCCCTACGGCGGCAACGTGCCAGCGATGCGAATCGTGCTCGCGCGCCCGGGCGATGCAACGGGCGACGCCGCGGGCGACGGGAACGCCCCCGGGTTCTCCGAGGGAGAGATCGAGCGGATCATCCTGGCGATGATGACCGAGGTGCTGCGCGCGCTGGTCTGGCGGATGCGGGCCGAGGCGGCCGTCGCCCGGCTCGCCGCGACCGGGGGAATCGATCCGGGAAGCATCGCCTATTTTCTACGCACGCCCGAACTGGTCGATGTCGTCCATCTGCGCATCACCCAGCGAAACGAATCGATGATCGTTTATCCGGACCCGCCGCTCGACGAGCACGAACGCCCGCTGATCGAGGCGATCGGCGCCGGTTTGCAGCTCCGGGCGCTGTCCGAACTCGAGGCCGTGCCATGA
- a CDS encoding hemerythrin domain-containing protein, which translates to MPSTKTATQTPATAKKGSKTARRAAHATAKPADAIRLLKDDHREVKQWFKQYESLEEDSEKQALAEKICRALTVHTQIEEEIFYPAVRAGIDDDDLLDEAEVEHASAKQLISEIQGMKAGERLFDAKVTVLGEYVNHHVEEEETELFPETRDSDIDLKALGGQLAERKAELMAKAGT; encoded by the coding sequence ATGCCTAGTACCAAGACTGCGACGCAAACGCCGGCGACGGCAAAGAAGGGCTCGAAAACCGCGCGCCGCGCCGCCCACGCGACAGCAAAGCCCGCCGATGCCATCCGCTTGCTCAAGGATGATCACCGCGAGGTCAAGCAGTGGTTCAAACAGTACGAGTCCCTGGAGGAGGACAGCGAAAAGCAGGCGCTCGCCGAAAAGATCTGCCGCGCGCTGACAGTGCACACGCAGATTGAAGAGGAAATATTCTATCCCGCCGTACGCGCCGGAATCGATGATGACGACCTGCTCGACGAGGCCGAGGTCGAGCATGCCAGCGCCAAGCAGCTCATCAGTGAGATCCAGGGCATGAAGGCCGGCGAGCGGCTGTTCGACGCCAAGGTCACGGTGCTCGGCGAATACGTCAATCACCACGTCGAGGAAGAAGAAACGGAACTGTTCCCGGAGACCCGTGACAGCGACATCGACTTGAAGGCGCTGGGCGGTCAGCTCGCCGAGCGCAAGGCCGAATTGATGGCGAAAGCCGGTACGTAA
- a CDS encoding aspartyl/asparaginyl beta-hydroxylase domain-containing protein, with protein MSPLSGHPAIDTSATLDAPASRTAPPAAAVRRSEKERRDAREKRRLVERIARWAKRLNATHSKVADLSVFDNRDFPWVADIERDWRLIRTELDRVLQRQADLPAFHEVVAEFKTITRDNHWKTFFLLGYGAPLWRNIEQCPDTWRILQRIPGLKTAMFSILEPGKHLPPHKGPYNGVLRLHLALIVPEPNDALTLRVGDRVCHWQEGKVLIFDDYFEHEVWNGSTGTRVVLFVDFLKPLRFPANIVNRLLLRLAPFTPFVREAQERHRAWEKRYYAK; from the coding sequence ATGTCTCCTCTGTCCGGCCACCCTGCGATCGACACCAGCGCCACTCTGGATGCCCCTGCCTCGCGCACGGCGCCTCCGGCCGCCGCCGTGCGGCGCTCCGAAAAGGAGCGGCGCGACGCGCGCGAAAAGCGTCGCCTCGTTGAACGGATCGCCCGCTGGGCGAAGCGGCTGAACGCGACCCACTCGAAGGTCGCTGACCTCAGCGTCTTCGACAACCGCGACTTCCCCTGGGTCGCCGACATTGAACGCGACTGGCGGCTGATCAGGACCGAGCTCGACCGGGTTCTGCAGCGGCAGGCGGACCTGCCAGCGTTCCACGAGGTCGTCGCCGAGTTCAAGACGATCACCCGCGACAATCACTGGAAGACGTTCTTCCTGCTCGGCTACGGCGCGCCGCTTTGGCGCAATATCGAGCAGTGCCCCGACACCTGGCGCATCCTGCAGCGCATTCCCGGGCTGAAGACGGCGATGTTCTCGATTCTTGAGCCCGGCAAGCACCTGCCGCCGCACAAGGGCCCCTACAACGGCGTGCTCCGGCTGCACCTGGCGCTGATCGTCCCGGAGCCGAACGACGCGCTGACGCTGCGGGTCGGAGACCGCGTCTGCCACTGGCAGGAAGGAAAAGTGCTGATCTTCGACGACTACTTCGAGCACGAAGTGTGGAACGGCAGCACCGGTACCAGGGTCGTGCTGTTCGTCGACTTCCTCAAGCCGCTGCGGTTTCCGGCAAACATTGTCAACCGGCTGCTGCTTCGACTGGCCCCGTTCACCCCTTTCGTCCGCGAGGCGCAGGAGCGGCACCGGGCGTGGGAAAAACGCTACTATGCCAAATGA
- a CDS encoding isoprenylcysteine carboxylmethyltransferase family protein, whose protein sequence is MTDVNLDLSLQHAAPSPERPAGRTAAGLLSAPDGRKQIATRAFFIAALALLSVTASDWPPLVSAVMLAAGYTLVRFAIAGRAWTALYIAGRKQRELLTLGPYSMCRNPVYLYTFVGLVGIALAAGSLLIAAAVVVWFAGYYPRVIRKEEAKLHDLFADKFVQYCRETPTFFPRLRLLRDAATCGVDPATIRANAKDYVWMIWGLGIVQLLLILHQASLLPVLTRIY, encoded by the coding sequence ATGACCGACGTTAACCTCGATCTTTCGCTGCAGCACGCAGCTCCGTCGCCGGAGAGGCCGGCGGGCCGGACTGCTGCAGGACTGCTGAGCGCACCGGACGGTCGCAAGCAGATCGCGACCCGCGCCTTCTTCATCGCCGCGCTCGCCCTCCTGAGCGTCACCGCGAGCGACTGGCCGCCGCTGGTCAGCGCCGTGATGCTGGCAGCCGGCTATACGCTCGTCCGGTTCGCGATCGCCGGTCGTGCCTGGACCGCGCTTTATATCGCTGGGCGCAAGCAGCGCGAGCTGCTGACCCTCGGCCCTTACTCGATGTGCCGGAACCCGGTCTATTTGTACACCTTCGTCGGTCTTGTCGGGATCGCGCTTGCCGCCGGATCGCTGCTGATTGCGGCGGCCGTGGTCGTGTGGTTCGCCGGGTATTACCCGCGGGTGATCCGCAAGGAGGAGGCGAAACTTCACGACCTCTTTGCGGACAAGTTCGTTCAGTACTGCCGGGAGACGCCGACGTTCTTTCCCCGGCTTCGCCTGCTGCGGGACGCTGCGACCTGCGGCGTCGATCCGGCGACGATCCGGGCCAACGCCAAGGATTACGTCTGGATGATCTGGGGCCTCGGCATCGTGCAGCTACTGCTGATCCTGCATCAAGCCTCCCTGCTTCCCGTCCTCACCCGGATTTACTGA
- a CDS encoding HAMP domain-containing protein — MDWRKRLRSSTFRIAGTYTGLFSLSVLVLFSVVYLATVRSIREQVENEIRAEISALATERSAEGLAAVAETIARRVDGDLSGARLLLQDASGRVVAGNLAAMMPVNGWIDLPPPEDPLTGRRHSEHVVHGKGRVFDDGWYLFVGRDSHPLRQLREIIVRGFLVCGLATIAVALLLALATGERAVRRLRAMSVTSNDIIRGDLSRRLAISPRQDEFDELARLVNAMLARIERLVEDLQQVSNDIAHDLRTPLTRLRQRLELAVLTERPGCAGDCPMAGEIAGAIADADRLLATFSAMLRIAQIDSGSRRAGFRAVDLSRLLQNLVETYLPVAEDAGHALHAELADGLGITGDAELLTQLFANLIENAIEHTPAGSRIEVTVRQNPEGACASVADDGPGIPEGQGAQVCKRFVRLETSRNTPGSGLGLSLVAAIADLHAASLEFADNRPGLRVTLRFPAGAAPGR; from the coding sequence GTGGACTGGCGTAAGCGGCTCCGCAGCTCGACGTTTCGCATCGCCGGAACCTACACCGGACTGTTTTCCCTGTCGGTCCTGGTGCTGTTCAGCGTCGTCTACCTCGCCACCGTCCGGTCGATCCGCGAGCAGGTGGAGAACGAGATCCGCGCCGAGATCAGCGCGCTTGCGACCGAGAGGTCGGCGGAAGGCCTTGCCGCGGTGGCGGAAACGATCGCCCGGCGGGTCGACGGCGACCTCAGCGGCGCGCGCCTGTTGCTGCAGGATGCGTCCGGTCGCGTGGTCGCCGGCAACCTCGCGGCAATGATGCCGGTGAACGGCTGGATCGACCTGCCGCCGCCGGAGGACCCGCTCACCGGACGGCGACATTCGGAGCACGTCGTGCACGGCAAGGGCCGCGTCTTCGACGATGGTTGGTACCTGTTCGTCGGCCGGGATTCGCACCCTCTGCGGCAGCTGCGCGAGATCATCGTTCGCGGGTTTCTCGTCTGCGGCCTCGCAACGATCGCCGTGGCGCTGCTGCTGGCACTTGCCACCGGCGAGCGGGCGGTGCGGCGGCTGCGCGCGATGAGTGTCACCAGCAACGACATCATCCGCGGGGATCTGTCGCGCCGGCTGGCGATCAGCCCGCGTCAGGACGAGTTCGATGAACTGGCGCGGTTGGTCAACGCCATGCTCGCCCGGATCGAGCGGTTGGTCGAGGACCTGCAGCAGGTTAGCAACGACATCGCGCACGACCTGCGCACGCCGCTGACCCGGCTACGCCAGCGTCTGGAGCTGGCGGTCCTCACCGAGCGACCCGGCTGCGCGGGCGATTGTCCGATGGCAGGCGAGATCGCGGGTGCAATCGCCGACGCCGACCGGTTGCTCGCCACGTTCTCGGCCATGCTGCGGATCGCGCAGATCGACAGCGGCTCGCGCCGGGCCGGATTTCGTGCGGTCGATCTCTCGCGGTTGCTGCAGAACCTCGTGGAGACCTACCTTCCTGTCGCCGAAGATGCCGGCCATGCGCTGCACGCCGAGCTGGCCGATGGCCTCGGAATCACCGGTGATGCCGAGCTGCTGACCCAGCTGTTCGCCAACCTGATCGAGAACGCGATCGAGCACACCCCGGCCGGCAGCCGGATCGAGGTGACGGTGCGGCAAAACCCGGAAGGCGCTTGCGCCAGCGTCGCCGACGACGGTCCCGGCATTCCCGAAGGGCAGGGCGCCCAGGTGTGCAAACGGTTTGTCCGGCTGGAGACCAGCCGGAACACCCCGGGCAGCGGGCTCGGGCTCAGCTTGGTTGCGGCGATCGCCGACCTGCATGCGGCGAGCTTAGAGTTCGCCGACAACCGCCCAGGGCTGCGGGTGACGCTCCGCTTCCCGGCCGGAGCAGCGCCGGGCCGCTGA